The DNA sequence AACAAAAGAACCATCGGGCTTATTTTGACCATATTCTTGATTAATGTCTGGCCTAAGCAAATTAAGAAAATCAACAATTCGATTTGTAGAACGATGATTATGATTAAGCTTGAATTCAGAAGCATCACCGTTTTTGAAATTTAAAAAATCCGTCCGTTTAGCACCAGTAAACTTATATATCGATTGAGCCAAATCACCAACTATGCCCACTTTTGAGTTTGACTCAGTAATTTTTTCAATAATCCAGGTTTGAATCTCTGTTGTATCCTGGAACTCATCAATGAATAGGTATGGAAATTTTATTCTAATAAATTCTAAAATTCTTGGAGAACGAGAAATTATTAGATGAGAGAAATACAGAACATCTTCATGATATAGAAATCCCTTCCTCCAGCATATTTGTTTGTAATCGAACAACTTAGAAGATGGCATGCGAATCTCACTAGCTGTAGAGTTAGTCCATCGGTTACGAAACTTAACTTGTAATATCCCATTTTCATCAAATGACCAATCGATATCGGACAAACATTTGGATAGTTTCGGATAGTTTTCTGCTGAAGTTAGATACCAATATTTCGTTTTTCCCTCACTTATTTTTCTTACCCAAGATTCTATCATATCTCTTCGAGGAATATGTTCATCATGGCCATCTAGCTTTGACGTATCAAACAAGACCTCGGCATCATCATTTTTTTCAATCAGGTATGAAAACGGCTTAACAATATTGCGAAATAAAAAACTGTGAATTGTTGAAATATCAAAACGATTTTTATCGCATTTTAACCTGTTTTGGATTTCATCTGCTGCAACATTCGTATATGTAATACAAGCTATTTTCCCAGTTTTATTTAATCGATTAGATTCACGTAATACCCTTTCCAAATGAGAAATCAGCCATGTTGTTTTTCCGGCCCCAGGACCAGCGAAAACCTTAAAGTCGGTTTCAATATTTTCAAGTGTAGAGATATGTGGCAAAGAATTAATATCAGGCATATTATTCGACTATTTTATTAATTGCATTGATAATATATTCTGGCACATTGAAATCAAGTTTTGCATCCCCCTCTTTAAGTATATTTTCTCTAAGGCTTTTTTCAAGATAAAAAGCATGCTCGCCTTTCGCGCTTGATACAATTTTGTAGTATATCGCTGCTATAAGAGCCTTTTTTTTGTCAACCTCGTTCTCCCATGTACAATTCGAAATACTGGATAAAATTTCATTTTCATTTATATCTTCAATTCCTAACTTAATTCTGTATTCATCAATAATGGTATTCAAATCATTTTCAAACTTTGATGTAACATCTTGATAATTTGCAGGAGTATGAGCACTATTCTGACTAGGGAATGAGCTGGTTATCAGTAAAGATGACTTGGGATTTTCTTTGCATATCTCATATTCCAAAGTTTTACCAACGCTGATAGGTGGATGATAAACAAAAATATTTGGGTAATTCGCTTCAAAATTGTCTTTTAACTCTGTAACATGGCTGGAAAGAGGTTTGCTGTTTTCTGTATCATCCAGCTCAAATGGAAAAGCAGCGACCCATTTATTATTCTTTTTTATTGCTGGATCTGCATCAGTTATACAAACAACTTTTTTATTGATTGCATACGGGCTATCCTTCTCATTATATGCAAATAGCTTTATAAAATGTTTAAATGTCCTGCTATCAACACTTATTATTCCAACATGATCGTTAACTAAAGAATTCTCAAGGTTCAGATATTGAGCAAAACAAGGAATTAAAAGTTGCTCTGCCAAGCCTTCGACAAAAATTAGTTTATTAACGAAGAGCATATTCGATTTTGTAGCATCTAAAAAGCGTTGGACATATATTTTAGAATCTTTGTCGTCCTCCGATTCAGAGAATACTTTTCCTGGATAACCGACATCTGTAGTTCCTCCTACATTATCATACAAACAAATTAAACTATCAAGATCTATTGCAGACGTTATATGCGTTGAATGTGAAGTAATGAATATTTGTCTCGCTTGTTTATTAGAGTTCAGGAATTTTAGGAATTTAGACTGCATCGAAGGATGAAGATGAGCTTCTGGTTCTTCGATTGCCAAAACAGGGAATACTTTAGCATTATCTCCCATATAGTTTGAAGACTCCATTTGCATTTTCGCAAGTATCAGAGCTATGAATAGTAAGTTGTTATATCCTAATCCATTATTTTTAATTGGTATTTTAAAACCACTTTTCTCAACAATTAATCTTAACGCAAATAGCAATTCTTGTTCCGTAATTTCTGCATCAAAATTAGGTTGTCCTCCTTTGTCTGCCCCGGTTTCTCTTGAATATTGAAGTATTTTTTCTCTATCAATTCGACCGATTAATATTTCAAGTAGTTCTTTAGATTTTTCATTAAACTCATTCTCACGTTGCTTTAATGCTTCAATATTCTCAGGTGATAAGTTTTCAAATCCTTGTCCATTTGTCAAGTTATAATCTAAGAAATAATTAAGGACATCCCTTAATAATGTGTTATTCCCGTAAAACATTTGCTTTTCAGCATCTCTTATAGCATCGAGAAATTGAAAATCAAATCTATCTAAACTTTCTGATTCAGCTTTTTCTTGTTTTGATGGCAATCCGCCGTACATTCTAGCTACATACTTAGATAGAAATTTTTTGCTAATTAATCTAATGCATTTATCCTGAACAAAATCACCTCCCTCATTTTTACAACTTTCAATTTGAGTCCTGTAATCATCATGATTTTTCGTTGGTAGTTCAAAAACATATGTGAGCTGTGCCATATACTCAGGCGAGTCTTTAATCAGCCAGTCATAAACAACATTTTTATCATCTACGTTGTCGTCATATTCTTTTATAAAAATTGAAATCTCAATTGAAGGTGGCTCGGAATAGTCAAGATTTAACTTACAAAAATCATCTACTGTAGGCTTCTCTTTTAAACCTCTAGCCAGCACAAGTTGAAGCGCTTTAATTAGGTTGGTCTTTCCCGAATTATTATGCCCAATAATAACATTTAATCCATGATTGAATTCAATGTCTAAGTCTTTGAAATTTCTATAATTCTTAATTTTTATTCCTGAAATATACATAAGTCTATTGTTTAAGGTTAAAGCAAAAAATAACTTGCCTACAAGCTGAATCAATGTTATGTGTGCAGAGGCTTTCAAGCATTTTGTTTGTGGTTTGGATTATCACGGAACATAAAATCGAATGTTAGCTTTGTCTTTCAATATTTGTGTTATCATACGAAACTATAACTTTTCTATCATGCCTTAATGCCATTGTTGTCCTAATTGAAACCACAATGAAATAGCGTTTCTACCAACTTGGCTTTTTTTCAAATTATACCTTTATTTTTAAGAAAAAATCGTCCAGAGCTTCTTTCAATTTTTTATTTTTCATCGTTTTTGCTCTTTCTCGAATATCATTTGATTGAAAAAATGACACTTTATATCTTTGGGAACTCGAAGATACCGACTGCAATTTTGTAAATGCCTCATCTGTAAACCCACTGGTTGACCAAAATTCAAATTCAAGAGTTTTCCGCTTCCAAGTTTCTTGATTTTCCACCCAATTTTTAAATACAGGTATTTTTCTGCCTAACCAATTATCAACAGTCTCAATATCAATTTTGGATTTAACAGCTTTACATTCAGCAATTACAATTTTATGCGGGTAATTAGCTACAACATCCATTTCATGACGAAATCCGTTTTCAAAAATTTCTCGACCTAAATCAATACTGCTATTACTATCAATTGAATGAATGTGGCCAACAACAAATTCAAAGAAAGTACCTCTCATGTTATTTGCTAATCCCTCATTATATTTATTTAATTCCTTAATTAAGTCGAGATATTTTTCAGGTGTTTTTTTCAAGCTAGCTCCTGCATTATCCAGAATAGTAATTAATTCTTTTAATGTATCAGCATATTTTTGACCAAACAATTCTCCAATAAAACCAACGACGATTCCATTTTGCTTCAAATGTAGAAGTGCTTCTTTATCTAAATCATCAACTATTAAAAAAGGAATCAATTTCCCCGCATTATTGAAACTCTGTATATGTTTTATTTTCTCAACAAAAAACAATACATCTTCTTTAAATATTGGTGTTCCAATGATAATGTCGGCTAGCAAAAACCCTGTATTTCCATTGTGAACCAATCCTGTAACAGTTGATACTCCTTTAAATGCCCATCGAAATTTACCATATTCAGCAAACGTTTCACCAGAATTATAGGATATTAATCCAATGTTTTTAGTTAATGATCCAAAGTTGGTCAATAAGGAAGACTTTATTAAGTCAACCGTTGTGTTAGCCAGAGAATTCGGTCTAACTTGTCCAAGTTTCGGGGATAAATAATAATAATCCCCGCTATAAGCTAAAATTCCCTCACTAATAAACATTTGCATTACCTTTTCAAATGGCAAATGCTTTTTTAATGGGAGTATTGGATAATTGGTAAAGCACTCTAAATATTTTCTTTCTATAACTCCGCCATGCAATCTAATCGCATTCAAACAATACCAATATTTCCTGCCATTTTCGAATAGTGAAGTTATAAGAACACTAAATAGACCTCCATCTTTCTCATGAATTGGTAGAAAACAAAGTGATTGATTGCTTTTAAAGAATCCTTTTATTTTCTCAATTTTTTTATTCCTAGCAACTCGCTGACTTGCAGTATTATTTGGTATTGAATCAATGATTTCAAGTTTCTTAACAAGCTCACTTGACATCATTGGACCACCGTCAATTAATATTTTTTCGATTGTTGTCATATGACTCTATATATAAACAACTCTTTAGAGTTGAAAGCAACGTTTTTTTTTCGAGAATTTCCTTGTAAAATGGGCTTTTCAATCTGAAAAAGGTCACTTTTTCGTGTCATATGAGGCTTTTCCATGTTATACCAACTGTAATTAGTCTTGCTGGTCGTTATAGCACTGAACAAACTGAGGAAATACTATTAGATTTGGGTACTTATCCACTTTCATGTGTAGCCATATTTATTGTATCTGTACTTGACAGATTTAATTAATCAATTACATTCAATAATCTTTACGATTAAGAAAACCTTCGGTCGAAACTGAAGTTATCAAACTCAAAGATTTTACTTTAATATATCCCAATAAAGTCTGTACAATTTAACACATCTTATTTTAAAAGTCAATAAATTTGAGGCAATAAAACAATAAATATGAAGAAAATAATTCTTTTACTATTTATCATCCTGTCAATATCATGCAAAAGTGATTCGGAGATTCACCCTAACGATAATGTAAGCCTCGAACCTAAATTTAGAGGTGAAATAATCAAACATACATATTACACCCTTGCCTATTCAGAAGAAAATGAA is a window from the Aquipluma nitroreducens genome containing:
- a CDS encoding ATP-dependent nuclease: MYISGIKIKNYRNFKDLDIEFNHGLNVIIGHNNSGKTNLIKALQLVLARGLKEKPTVDDFCKLNLDYSEPPSIEISIFIKEYDDNVDDKNVVYDWLIKDSPEYMAQLTYVFELPTKNHDDYRTQIESCKNEGGDFVQDKCIRLISKKFLSKYVARMYGGLPSKQEKAESESLDRFDFQFLDAIRDAEKQMFYGNNTLLRDVLNYFLDYNLTNGQGFENLSPENIEALKQRENEFNEKSKELLEILIGRIDREKILQYSRETGADKGGQPNFDAEITEQELLFALRLIVEKSGFKIPIKNNGLGYNNLLFIALILAKMQMESSNYMGDNAKVFPVLAIEEPEAHLHPSMQSKFLKFLNSNKQARQIFITSHSTHITSAIDLDSLICLYDNVGGTTDVGYPGKVFSESEDDKDSKIYVQRFLDATKSNMLFVNKLIFVEGLAEQLLIPCFAQYLNLENSLVNDHVGIISVDSRTFKHFIKLFAYNEKDSPYAINKKVVCITDADPAIKKNNKWVAAFPFELDDTENSKPLSSHVTELKDNFEANYPNIFVYHPPISVGKTLEYEICKENPKSSLLITSSFPSQNSAHTPANYQDVTSKFENDLNTIIDEYRIKLGIEDINENEILSSISNCTWENEVDKKKALIAAIYYKIVSSAKGEHAFYLEKSLRENILKEGDAKLDFNVPEYIINAINKIVE
- a CDS encoding UvrD-helicase domain-containing protein, whose product is MPDINSLPHISTLENIETDFKVFAGPGAGKTTWLISHLERVLRESNRLNKTGKIACITYTNVAADEIQNRLKCDKNRFDISTIHSFLFRNIVKPFSYLIEKNDDAEVLFDTSKLDGHDEHIPRRDMIESWVRKISEGKTKYWYLTSAENYPKLSKCLSDIDWSFDENGILQVKFRNRWTNSTASEIRMPSSKLFDYKQICWRKGFLYHEDVLYFSHLIISRSPRILEFIRIKFPYLFIDEFQDTTEIQTWIIEKITESNSKVGIVGDLAQSIYKFTGAKRTDFLNFKNGDASEFKLNHNHRSTNRIVDFLNLLRPDINQEYGQNKPDGSFVKILIGTIQAAKTWYEENYPENTLYILTRKNTTVSEINNQLGVANSNLLNDLYSNDSNPQRVKFIHSILMSIRLHEKGDLKNALNEIFKSVRRSGGSQILKLSLRRIAINIIDALKVDENRSKSIAEFYLEVKDKILDEYGFEIGSGLRAGNAKSFYETHSINDILPFIKVDTKSDEFVRTIHSAKGTEFENTLVHFETINEFRNYIINGQNHIDSLEDDCRIYYVGCSRAMKNLYISIPDANEADIENIENLSMEYVRV